A genomic stretch from Verrucomicrobiia bacterium includes:
- the cyoE gene encoding heme o synthase codes for MKATVQEFQESTASGRGLASVLSDLFKARLTALVVLTTLAGFYMGSVGPMNGWLLLHSVLGTALLAAGAAALNQLLEHQLDARMQRTEGRPIPAGQLRPDSVLMLGAGISAIGLIYLAFKVNLLTSVLGAATLISYLFIYTPLKRITPFNTIVGAIPGALPPLMGWTAARNSLSVEGWTLFAILFFWQLPHFLAIAWLYREDYAKAGFQMLPVVDQTGERTARSTISHTLGLLPISLCPFLFKLTGPLYFFGAFVLSLGFLYFAIRFARDLSTANARKLFLASIIYLPLLLGLMVFDKVSN; via the coding sequence GGGCTCGCCTCAGTGCTCTCCGATCTGTTTAAGGCGCGTCTTACCGCTCTGGTGGTGCTAACGACGCTGGCGGGTTTCTACATGGGCTCCGTTGGTCCCATGAACGGCTGGTTGTTGCTGCACAGCGTTTTGGGGACAGCCCTGCTGGCGGCTGGCGCAGCGGCTTTGAACCAGTTGCTCGAGCATCAGCTTGATGCCCGGATGCAACGCACAGAAGGGCGGCCCATCCCGGCGGGACAACTCCGGCCGGACAGCGTTTTGATGTTGGGTGCTGGCATCTCGGCAATCGGTCTTATTTATCTGGCATTCAAGGTGAATCTGCTGACCAGCGTCTTGGGTGCAGCAACTTTGATCAGCTACCTTTTCATCTATACCCCACTGAAACGCATAACTCCGTTCAATACCATTGTAGGTGCTATTCCTGGCGCTTTGCCACCGTTGATGGGGTGGACGGCTGCGCGGAACTCGCTGAGTGTCGAAGGCTGGACTCTCTTCGCGATTTTGTTCTTCTGGCAATTGCCGCACTTCCTTGCCATTGCCTGGCTATATCGCGAGGACTACGCCAAAGCGGGTTTTCAGATGCTGCCCGTGGTAGACCAGACGGGCGAGCGCACAGCGCGATCGACGATCAGCCATACTTTGGGATTGCTACCCATCAGCCTGTGCCCGTTCCTCTTTAAACTGACGGGTCCGCTCTACTTTTTTGGAGCCTTTGTCTTGAGTTTAGGCTTTCTTTATTTCGCCATCCGCTTTGCGCGAGACCTGTCCACGGCCAATGCGAGAAAGCTGTTTTTGGCCTCCATCATTTACCTGCCGTTGCTGTTGGGATTGATGGTATTTGATAAAGTG